A single genomic interval of Schistocerca gregaria isolate iqSchGreg1 unplaced genomic scaffold, iqSchGreg1.2 ptg000400l, whole genome shotgun sequence harbors:
- the LOC126311182 gene encoding uncharacterized protein LOC126311182, translating into MGESGLDGETDLVPACASRKSRRAGEGPKKRANAEKKKCTESVCVDSLSARRMDRKEKFSVANRIRYAFLEERLDADGRSPGDEEYDPRTLKIPLNALANMTSFERQYWEIKSGVFDCLVFFNKGKFYELMELDADVVERELGLAPTERAGMKMCGLPVSSFAKYASKLVARGYKVCQVEQGDGEGEGGMMKRVVERIITPGTVVDPEFLEEDGGRSTRYLMSVSSEGEGSIGVCLLNAAVASFSIGELKKTSDFCALMSEFRPCEVLYARLERGSLPMSVVRRRMASGTLLSERRAESCWSGERVARYIDADYRWQNERARRRWQNAVSACGARARRAVGACLAYLSELKMEWLLNQGCVRLLNGSIRDGSTSDDSLRDDSCLRRLSIDWRVLEHLELVENGFDGGARGTVLEQLDAAVTPCGRRLLREWVCHPLAELDEILDRQESVSEILRDGELQALLREKLRGLPDMERLLSRARSGRLRARELARWARAVERVAELSRGLEAHYRDKNGRGWNGPVSGNRLERCAERLFLDRPKDDGSSWCAEMEVEWLLKSFDLEVAEAEDRVVPRCADRYDDALRAVSEIESELDAIVSSYQSHYGGDTSVRLVEVGGAGRQATLIHVPGALVDKYGAPPCFVKQKSTQKFTRFWTESLGAKSDSLAEARRLVWQIESEELRNHLDRIDGGAECWWMPWVRAVAEIDCLLSLAQASNASIDQQCRPVFCDSEEHDSATERSGRTSSSFFHARSLVHPCLFNQTSFTNGRFIPNDVSLGQAPNSPQILLLTGPNMGGKSTLLRQVGVAVIMAQIGCWVYAKECRLTVFDQIFTRVGSRDSIFEGKSTLFVELEEAGFILGCATPRSLVIMDELGRGTSSVEGYAIAYATLDALVRKQCCVLFSTHSHLLISEILGNDRLKRFICLCHMSALTDVHGARREITPLYRMVPGECRGSYGLAVARMAGIPEAVIQRAKACSDSYLSEHRLKLASLRQLTHAFLASASHRREMAAPSLSS; encoded by the coding sequence ATGGGAGAGAGCGGGTTGGACGGCGAGACGGACCTCGTGCCTGCGTGCGCATCGCGGAAGAGCAGGCGGGCGGGTGAAGGGCCGAAGAAGAGAGCGAATGCGGAAAAGAAAAAGTGtacagaaagtgtgtgtgtggatTCGTTGAGTGCGCGTCGGATGGACAGGAAAGAGAAGTTCAGCGTGGCGAATCGGATTCGGTACGCGTTTTTGGAAGAGAGGTTGGACGCGGACGGTCGGTCTCCTGGAGACGAGGAGTACGATCCGCGGACGCTGAAGATACCGCTGAACGCACTGGCGAACATGACGTCGTTTGAGAGGCAATATTGGGAGATCAAGAGTGGAGTTTTTGATTGTTTGGTATTTTTTAATAAGGGGAAGTTTTACGAGCTGATGGAGTTGGACGCGGACGTGGTGGAGAGAGAATTGGGGTTGGCGCCGACGGAGAGGGCGGGAATGAAGATGTGTGGGCTGCCGGTGTCCAGTTTTGCGAAGTACGCGTCCAAGTTGGTGGCGAGGGGGTACAAGGTGTGCCAGGTGGAGCagggagatggggagggggagggggggatgatgaAGAGAGTGGTGGAGAGGATTATCACGCCGGGGACGGTGGTGGACCCAGAGTTTTTGGAGGAGGATGGGGGGAGGTCGACGAGGTACTTGATGTCGGTATCGAGCGAGGGAGAGGGGTCTATAGGCGTGTGTCTGCTGAACGCGGCGGTGGCGAGTTTTTCGATAGGTGAGTTGAAAAAAACGAGCGATTTTTGTGCGTTGATGAGTGAATTTCGTCCCTGTGAGGTGCTGTACGCGCGGCTCGAGCGGGGTTCTCTGCCGATGAGCGTAGTGCGGCGACGGATGGCGAGTGGGACGCTGTTGAGCGAGCGGAGAGCCGAGAGCTGTTGGAGCGGCGAGCGGGTAGCTCGATACATTGATGCGGACTATCGGTGGCAGAACGAGCGAGCGAGGCGGCGGTGGCAGAACGCCGTGAGCGCGTGCGGCGCCCGAGCTCGCCGCGCCGTCGGCGCGTGCCTGGCGTACTTGTCGGAGTTGAAGATGGAGTGGCTGCTGAATCAGGGCTGCGTTCGCCTTCTGAACGGTTCGATCCGCGACGGTTCGACGAGCGACGATTCGCTCCGCGACGATTCGTGCCTAAGGCGGCTGTCGATCGACTGGAGGGTGTTGGAGCACCTGGAGTTGGTGGAGAACGGTTTCGACGGTGGCGCGAGGGGGACGGTGTTGGAGCAGTTGGACGCGGCGGTGACGCCGTGCGGTCGTCGTTTGTTGAGGGAGTGGGTGTGCCACCCGTTGGCCGAGTTGGACGAGATTTTGGACCGACAGGAGTCGGTGAGCGAGATTTTGCGCGACGGCGAGCTGCAGGCGTTGTTGAGGGAGAAGTTGCGCGGTCTGCCGGACATGGAGAGGTTGTTGTCTCGGGCGAGGTCCGGGCGCCTTCGCGCCAGGGAATTGGCGAGGTGGGCTCGAGCGGTGGAGAGGGTGGCTGAGCTCTCAAGGGGCCTGGAGGCCCATTATAGGGACAAAAATGGTCGCGGATGGAACGGGCCTGTCAGCGGTAATCGATTGGAGCGATGTGCCGAGAGGCTATTTTTAGATCGCCCGAAAGACGACGGGTCATCTTGGTGCGCGGAGATGGAAGTGGAGTGGCTGCTGAAATCGTTTGACTTGGAGGTCGCCGAGGCTGAAGACCGCGTGGTGCCGAGATGTGCGGACAGGTATGACGACGCTCTGCGCGCGGTGTCCGAGATTGAGTCGGAACTGGACGCCATCGTATCGTCGTATCAGTCCCACTATGGTGGCGACACGAGTGTGCGTCTCGTGGAGGTTGGAGGCGCCGGACGTCAGGCGACGTTGATACACGTTCCGGGGGCGCTGGTGGACAAGTACGGAGCGCCTCCTTGCTTCGTGAAACAGAAGAGCACTCAGAAATTTACGCGCTTTTGGACAGAATCCCTAGGGGCCAAGTCGGACTCCCTGGCAGAGGCTCGGCGACTCGTATGGCAGATAGAGTCAGAGGAGTTACGAAATCACCTAGATAGAATAGACGGCGGCGCAGAATGCTGGTGGATGCCATGGGTTCGAGCGGTGGCAGAAATAGATTGTCTTTTGAGTTTGGCGCAAGCGTCTAACGCTTCAATCGATCAACAATGCCGCCCTGTATTCTGCGACTCGGAAGAACACGACTCCGCCACGGAACGTTCCGGAAGAACCTCCTCTTCTTTCTTCCACGCCCGTTCCTTGGTTCATCCGTGTTTGTTCAACCAGACTTCCTTTACGAACGGCCGCTTCATTCCAAACGACGTGTCCCTTGGACAGGCTCCGAATTCGCCGCAAATTTTGCTGCTAACCGGCCCCAACATGGGCGGCAAATCGACGTTACTGCGTCAGGTCGGCGTCGCGGTGATCATGGCGCAAATAGGATGCTGGGTCTACGCCAAGGAGTGCCGCTTGACCGTTTTCGACCAAATATTTACTCGCGTGGGCTCGCGCGACTCCATCTTCGAAGGCAAGTCCACCCTTTTTGTGGAGCTAGAAGAAGCCGGATTCATCCTCGGCTGCGCAACGCCTCGCTCTCTCGTGATCATGGACGAACTAGGACGAGGGACCTCCTCCGTGGAGGGATACGCAATCGCCTACGCGACCCTAGACGCACTGGTCCGTAAACAGTGCTGCGTTCTATTCAGTACACATTCTCATTTATTAATTAGCGAAATTTTGGGAAATGACCGCCTGAAGCGCTTCATTTGTCTATGTCACATGTCTGCACTCACGGACGTGCATGGCGCGCGTCGAGAGATTACCCCGTTGTACAGAATGGTTCCCGGAGAGTGTCGCGGCAGCTATGGTCTGGCCGTGGCGCGCATGGCAGGCATACCAGAAGCGGTCATCCAGCGCgcaaaggcctgttcggacagctACCTGAGCGAACACCGACTGAAACTAGCGTCGCTCCGTCAGTTGACGCACGCGTTCCTTGCTTCGGCGTCCCACCGCCGCGAAATGGCGGCGCCCTCTCTGAGCTCTTGA
- the LOC126311234 gene encoding intersectin-2-like isoform X1: MGKTCKQDRQSGVKALIAYYESICRNGGKGASTKKVAQLKKSLSLERGQLKKSMLVSKSAFFEVHAKKQVSDDSQVVAKRDEAHEDGEKQKFYEGLLRRALREFVRLREDPLSQLGQGHYVRSIPEDGLEVLCRGSVSSKEISDDRMSKSDLKRFRCAREILESERTYILSLRRLKKCFLDPISFVSQEELNLIAGNMMSILSLSEMFFENLSFRMAYFDPDTTLLGDVLAVFVPLISIYTEYCYRHRERVQTIRRLSAENARFRGVLERGTAASNGQDIYAHCVLPIQRISRYRLLFESLLLATDKTHLDYPNLEKAFNLVRDKISDINRKLAISDQQNNLVLLSFRLDAPVLPDQELLQPWRTLSGEYKIKYLRPSKHNVYSMHSWIHAYLYICNDIFIIAAKSKANATTWDPQDKLRIITTQLLWNSFLSQVAEQRLSRLQIFSHVLQILNPEGSWIIASDEKQQMAQLKECFQTQQKLYLSLHPEKRFERRKTKQSINDDLKLWMAAGFSPNQSFNKNGKKTCDSPVKQKYVTLSKLSNKSSSTNLKKNFNKICGELGKAITRKPSQ; the protein is encoded by the exons ATGGGTAAGACATGTAAGCAGGATCGACAGAGTGGCGTTAAGGCGTTGATAGCCTATTACGAGAGCATATGTCGTAATGGGGGCAAGGGCGCGTCGACCAAGAAGGTCGCGCAGCTGAAGAAGAGCTTGTCGTTAGAAAGGGGTCAGCTGAAGAAGTCTATGCTCGTTTCCAAATCAGCGTTTTTCGAGGTACACGCGAAGAAGCAAGTGTCGGACGACAGCCAGGTCGTGGCGAAGAGAGACGAAGCGCATGAAGACGGCGAGAAACAGAAGTTTTACGAGGGTTTATTGAGAAGAGCTCTGAGGGAGTTTGTCAGGTTGAGGGAAGACCCCCTGTCGCAGCTAGGACAGGGGCATTACGTGAGGTCCATACCAGAAGACGGACTAGAGGTTCTGTGCAGAGGGTCTGTCAGCTCGAAGGAAATTTCGGACGACCGAATGTCAAAGTCGGACCTCAAGAGGTTTCGATGTGCGAGAGAGATACTGGAGAGCGAACGGACGTACATCTTGTCGTTGAGACGTTTAAAGAAG TGTTTTTTAGATCCCATTTCTTTTGTGTCGCAGGAGGAACTGAATCTGATTGCTGGCAATATGATGTCAATTTTGTCTCTGAGCGAGATGTTTTTCGAAAACTTGTCGTTTAGAATGGCGTACTTCGACCCAGACACGACGCTGCTGGGAGACGTGCTGGCCGTGTTCGTGCCGCTGATTTCGATTTACACGGAGTACTGCTACAGACATCGCGAGCGTGTGCAGACAATCAGAAGACTTAGCGCGGAGAACGCGCGATTCCGCGGAGTACTTGAAAGAGGAACTGCCGCATCGAACGGACAAGACATTTATGCGCATTGTGTCCTACCTATCCAACGTATTTCTAGATACCGCCTGCTGTTTGAGAGTCTTCTCCTCGCCACGGACAAGACACACTTGGACTACCCGAACCTAGAGAAGGCGTTCAACTTGGTGCGAGACAAGATCTCGGACATTAATCGCAAGTTGGCCATCTCAGACCAACAGAATAACTTGGTCCTGCTCAGCTTCCGTCTAGATGCACCTGTGTTGCCAGACCAAGAACTGTTGCAGCCCTGGCGAACGCTGAGTGGGGAGTACAAAATCAAGTATTTGCGTCCTTCGAAACACAATGTTTATTCTATGCATAGTTGGATTCACGCCTATTTGTATATATGCAACGACATTTTCATTATTGCCGCCAAAAGCAAGGCGAACGCCACCACTTGGGACCCACAAGACAAGCTCCGAATCATCACAACACAACTCCTATGGAACAGCTTTTTGAGCCAAGTCGCCGAACAGCGACTCAGCAGGCTCCAAATCTTCTCCCACGTTCTCCAAATTCTAAATCCGGAAGGCTCCTGGATCATCGCCTCAGACGAAAAACAACAAATGGCGCAACTAAAAGAGTGCTTTCAAACCCAACAGAAACTCTACCTTTCCCTGCATCCCGAAAAACGATTCGAGCGCAGAAAAACAAAGCAATCAATCAATGACGACTTGAAACTCTGGATGGCCGCGGGATTCAGTCCAAACCAATCGTTCAACAAGAACGGTAAAAAGACGTGTGACTCACCCGTCAAACAAAAATACGTCACTCTTTCCAAGCTTTCTAACAAGTCCAGCAGCACGAACTTGaagaaaaacttcaacaaaatctgcGGCGAGTTAGGCAAGGCCATCACGCGAAAACCGTCTCAATGA
- the LOC126311232 gene encoding uncharacterized protein LOC126311232 codes for MGAPTGGDLVQEMLLCSPYSETLVEKLVRFNAIHVSSETTCDIYEPCAREKLVTMLADLISHSPLPTSAHQIRALAPVVHALQILAREQDGSSPLFTSSFVKDLTKISGLQKFIQITQQDEFETLSFFFPLLEPALKCLANLVLKEDRLLADFIAEDGPIACRKIFAYLIPMLAAATTRNPTPNFDEAYDFILVGVLRLLVLSTRITHPTCKGTIYALRESRLLEDLTDYVVLYSKFFKPAPVHIATHTSLQDALRCILNLIADFGVFGSSKNLAELDKCIPKLSLTFDAWITFLDYDDYQSKSHPVYTLQTLVVSCLVNLPIERIKELFSARQPQLTPQQLIHHILHILSVSLLGVDSQLEDERHCIPLLMLVTDVAKAIPDIRTHCLSQLFLHRISEEQLANLPQTCSLGGHIIQLMTSGDTTTKYWANELIFTVCNNNLDLFARVAGPENVSNLLAKSDCAEQSTSIHRSTPPVKSPK; via the exons ATGGGCGCGCCAACCGGGGGCGATTTGGTTCAAGAAATGCTCCTCTGCAGCCCGTATTCCGAAACCCTGGTAGAAAAACTCGTACGGTTCAATGCTATTCACGTCT CGTCCGAAACCACCTGCGATATCTATGAACCTTGCGCGAGGGAAAAACTCGTGACCATGCTAGCGGACCTCATCTCCCACTCTCCACTGCCAACCTCCGCCCATCAAATTCGAG CACTCGCTCCGGTCGTTCATGCGCTGCAAATCCTCGCCAGAGAACAAGACGGATCCTCCCCGCTCTTCACTTCGTCT TTCGTTAAAGATCTCACCAAAATCTCCGGACTCCAAAAATTCATCCAAATAACCCAACAAGATGAATTCGAGACGCTGAGTTTCTTTTTTCCACTGCTTGAACCggcacttaagtgcctggccaACCTTGTACTCAAAGAAGACCGGCTGCTCGCCGACTTCATCGCAGAAGACGGGCCAATCGCCTGCAGGAAGATATTCGCCTACCTGATCCCAATGCTGGCCGCCGCCACCACACGCAATCCAACCCCCAACTTTGACGAAGCGTACGACTTCATCCTCGTCGGAGTCCTCCGACTTCTCGTCCTATCCACCCGTATCACCCATCCCACGTGCAAGGGCACCATCTACGCACTAAGGGAATCGCGCTTGCTAGAAGACCTCACCGACTACGTCGTCCTCTATTCAAAATTTTTTAAACCCGCTCCCGTACACATCGCCACACACACGTCACTTCAAGACGCCCTGCGCTGCATCTTAAACCTGATCGCCGACTTCGGTGTCTTTGGCAGCAGCAAGAACCTAGCCgaactagacaaatgcattccaaaGCTGTCGCTAACTTTCGACGCCTGGATCACCTTCCTCGACTACGATGACTATCAGAGCAAGTCGCATCCCGTCTACACCCTCCAAACTCTCGTCGTTTCGTGTCTGGTCAACCTGCCAATAGAACGCATCAAAGAGCTGTTTTCCGCTCGTCAGCCTCAGCTCACTCCTCAACAGCTCATCCACCACATACTTCACATTCTGAGTGTCTCCCTCCTGGGCGTAGACTCGCAACTTGAAGATGAACGCCACTGCATTCCGCTCCTCATGCTCGTGACCGACGTCGCCAAAGCAATTCCAGATATCAGAACGCACTGCCTCTCTCAGCTCTTCCTGCACCGCATCTCGGAAGAGCAACTCGCCAATTTACCTCAGACCTGCTCTCTCGGTGGCCATATCATACAACTCATGACCTCTGGAGACACCACCACGAAATATTGGGCCAACGAACTCATCTTTACTGTCTGCAACAACAATC TCGACCTCTTCGCCAGAGTCGCAGGACCGGAAAATGTGTCAAACCTGCTCGCCAAATCGGATTGCGCAGAGCAAAGCACCTCAATCCACCGCTCGACGCCTCCCGTGAAATCGCCAAAATAA
- the LOC126311234 gene encoding kinase and exchange factor for Rac B-like isoform X2 — MCERDTGERTDVHLVVETFKEDPISFVSQEELNLIAGNMMSILSLSEMFFENLSFRMAYFDPDTTLLGDVLAVFVPLISIYTEYCYRHRERVQTIRRLSAENARFRGVLERGTAASNGQDIYAHCVLPIQRISRYRLLFESLLLATDKTHLDYPNLEKAFNLVRDKISDINRKLAISDQQNNLVLLSFRLDAPVLPDQELLQPWRTLSGEYKIKYLRPSKHNVYSMHSWIHAYLYICNDIFIIAAKSKANATTWDPQDKLRIITTQLLWNSFLSQVAEQRLSRLQIFSHVLQILNPEGSWIIASDEKQQMAQLKECFQTQQKLYLSLHPEKRFERRKTKQSINDDLKLWMAAGFSPNQSFNKNGKKTCDSPVKQKYVTLSKLSNKSSSTNLKKNFNKICGELGKAITRKPSQ, encoded by the exons ATGTGCGAGAGAGATACTGGAGAGCGAACGGACGTACATCTTGTCGTTGAGACGTTTAAAGAAG ATCCCATTTCTTTTGTGTCGCAGGAGGAACTGAATCTGATTGCTGGCAATATGATGTCAATTTTGTCTCTGAGCGAGATGTTTTTCGAAAACTTGTCGTTTAGAATGGCGTACTTCGACCCAGACACGACGCTGCTGGGAGACGTGCTGGCCGTGTTCGTGCCGCTGATTTCGATTTACACGGAGTACTGCTACAGACATCGCGAGCGTGTGCAGACAATCAGAAGACTTAGCGCGGAGAACGCGCGATTCCGCGGAGTACTTGAAAGAGGAACTGCCGCATCGAACGGACAAGACATTTATGCGCATTGTGTCCTACCTATCCAACGTATTTCTAGATACCGCCTGCTGTTTGAGAGTCTTCTCCTCGCCACGGACAAGACACACTTGGACTACCCGAACCTAGAGAAGGCGTTCAACTTGGTGCGAGACAAGATCTCGGACATTAATCGCAAGTTGGCCATCTCAGACCAACAGAATAACTTGGTCCTGCTCAGCTTCCGTCTAGATGCACCTGTGTTGCCAGACCAAGAACTGTTGCAGCCCTGGCGAACGCTGAGTGGGGAGTACAAAATCAAGTATTTGCGTCCTTCGAAACACAATGTTTATTCTATGCATAGTTGGATTCACGCCTATTTGTATATATGCAACGACATTTTCATTATTGCCGCCAAAAGCAAGGCGAACGCCACCACTTGGGACCCACAAGACAAGCTCCGAATCATCACAACACAACTCCTATGGAACAGCTTTTTGAGCCAAGTCGCCGAACAGCGACTCAGCAGGCTCCAAATCTTCTCCCACGTTCTCCAAATTCTAAATCCGGAAGGCTCCTGGATCATCGCCTCAGACGAAAAACAACAAATGGCGCAACTAAAAGAGTGCTTTCAAACCCAACAGAAACTCTACCTTTCCCTGCATCCCGAAAAACGATTCGAGCGCAGAAAAACAAAGCAATCAATCAATGACGACTTGAAACTCTGGATGGCCGCGGGATTCAGTCCAAACCAATCGTTCAACAAGAACGGTAAAAAGACGTGTGACTCACCCGTCAAACAAAAATACGTCACTCTTTCCAAGCTTTCTAACAAGTCCAGCAGCACGAACTTGaagaaaaacttcaacaaaatctgcGGCGAGTTAGGCAAGGCCATCACGCGAAAACCGTCTCAATGA
- the LOC126311255 gene encoding uncharacterized protein LOC126311255 translates to MCSQVSGWYFTKEELMRPVKPNGTDYESANRYRKEMYKFMIGIGSILKVPQLTISTAAVYFHRFYARKDFSDYDRHEVALVCFFLAAKVEETHAKLRDVIAAGWSMRYKEPVSMDSNEYNAIRDRLLVLERVVLQTITFDLSIEHPYKFVLEQAKQLWGQTDHREFAQTAWNFVNDSHMSVVCLQFRPAAIASAAIYLASKIHNVKLPDINNKPWWEVLNVNMSELEDISSQILDVFDQPLPSVPLSKNNAQPKSPSADTKKDATETKANEPPSAAQESDSSKPSTAQEATRPYHPPEPTRTPPYQPPPPPKKPSCPPPPTSRPPSPPEKSCSPAHQKVV, encoded by the exons ATGTGTTCGCAGGTCAGCGGATGGTACTTCACAAAGGAAGAGCTAATGAGACCTGTCAAGCCCAACGGAACCGACTACGAATCGGCTAATCGATACCGGAAGGAAATGTATAAGTTCATGATCGGTATCGGCTCCATATTAAAAGT TCCTCAGTTGACTATCTCAACAGCGGCCGTGTACTTTCACCGCTTTTATGCGCGAAAAGACTTTTCTGATTACGACCGTCac GAAGTAGCTCTGGTCTGCTTTTTTTTAGCCGCCAAAGTCGAAGAGACCCACGCCAAACTCAGAGATGTCATTGCTGCTGGATGGTCTATGAGATACAAAGAACCAGTGAGTATGGACAGCAACGAATACAATGCAATTCGAGATAGGCTGTTGGTGCTTGAACGAGTGGTCCTTCAGACCATCACGTTCGATTTGTCTATAGAACACCCGTACAAGTTCGTTTTAGAGCAAGCCAAACAGCTGTGGGGACAGACAGATCATAGAGAGTTTGCTCAGACCGCGTGGAATTTTGTCAATGACAG tcatATGAGCGTGGTGTGCCTTCAATTTCGCCCAGCGGCTATTGCTTCGGCCGCTATTTATCTCGCCAGTAAAATCCACAACGTGAAATTGCCAGACATCAATAACAAGCCCTGGTGGGAAGTGCTCAACGTGAATATGAGCGAATTGGAAGATATTTCAAGTCAAATTCTGGACGTATTCGATCAACCCTTGCCTAGCGTTCCTCTGTCTAAAAATAATGCGCAGCCCAAAAGTCCTTCTGCAGACACGAAAAAAGACGCAACTGAAACCAAGGCGAACGAACCGCCAAGTGCTGCTCAAGAGTCGGATTCTTCAAAACCGTCAACTGCGCAGGAAGCGACACGTCCCTATCACCCTCCAGAGCCGACCAGAACGCCGCCTTATCAGCCACCGCCGCCCCCAAAGAAGCCGTCGTGTCCGCCACCCCCGACTTCTAGGCCGCCGAGCCCACCTGAGAAGTCCTGTTCGCCAGCTCACCAGAAAGTTGTTTGA